From the genome of Pukyongia salina, one region includes:
- the bcp gene encoding thioredoxin-dependent thiol peroxidase codes for MQTLKAGDKVPNFTVNDQDGNPISLSDYKGKKLVVFFYPAASTPGCTLEACNLRDHYAELQAEGYELLGVSADTEKKQSNFRNKFKFPFPLLADTNKEVINAFGVWGPKKFMGREYDGIHRKTFLINEDGVVERVIDKVKTKAHAAQILEP; via the coding sequence ATGCAAACATTAAAAGCAGGGGACAAAGTTCCAAATTTTACAGTGAACGATCAAGATGGAAATCCCATCTCATTATCAGATTACAAGGGAAAGAAATTAGTGGTGTTCTTCTACCCGGCAGCCAGTACACCCGGATGTACGCTGGAGGCGTGTAACTTAAGGGATCATTATGCCGAGTTACAGGCCGAAGGGTACGAATTACTGGGAGTAAGTGCCGACACCGAAAAAAAACAAAGCAATTTCAGAAATAAATTCAAATTTCCTTTCCCTTTACTGGCCGATACCAACAAAGAAGTGATTAACGCTTTTGGTGTTTGGGGCCCAAAGAAATTCATGGGTAGGGAATATGATGGGATACATCGTAAAACCTTTCTTATCAATGAGGATGGTGTAGTGGAGCGGGTGATCGATAAGGTAAAGACCAAAGCACACGCAGCGCAGATATTAGAACCATAA
- a CDS encoding endonuclease III domain-containing protein, translating into MKKQEKVQFVIDTLNTIYPEIPIPLDHKDPYTLLIAVLLSAQSTDVRVNQITPLLFQVADNPSDMVKLSVEEIREIIKPVGLSPMKSKGIHGLSEILIEKHGGKVPASFEDLEALPAVGHKTASVVMSQAFNIPAFPVDTHIHRLMYRWGFSNGKNVVQTEKDAKRLFPKDLWNKLHLQIIWYGREYSPARGWDLEKDIITRTIGRKSVIEEYFRKNKKTKKTLKR; encoded by the coding sequence ATGAAGAAGCAGGAAAAGGTACAATTTGTTATTGATACGTTAAATACAATTTATCCCGAAATTCCCATTCCATTAGATCATAAAGATCCTTACACTTTATTGATAGCAGTCCTTCTCTCTGCACAGAGCACAGATGTTCGCGTGAACCAAATTACCCCTTTGCTCTTCCAAGTAGCCGATAACCCCTCCGATATGGTAAAACTATCGGTAGAAGAGATCCGAGAGATCATCAAACCGGTAGGGCTCTCCCCTATGAAATCCAAGGGAATTCACGGACTTTCAGAAATACTGATCGAAAAACATGGTGGCAAGGTGCCGGCGAGTTTCGAAGACCTGGAAGCTTTGCCTGCCGTAGGACATAAAACAGCAAGTGTGGTGATGAGTCAGGCCTTCAATATACCTGCTTTTCCGGTAGATACTCATATCCACAGGCTAATGTATCGCTGGGGTTTTTCTAATGGGAAAAATGTAGTTCAGACAGAGAAAGATGCCAAAAGGCTATTTCCAAAGGACCTTTGGAACAAATTACATTTACAGATCATATGGTATGGCAGGGAATATTCGCCGGCAAGAGGATGGGATCTGGAAAAGGATATCATTACGAGAACTATAGGAAGGAAAAGCGTGATCGAGGAGTATTTCAGAAAAAACAAAAAGACAAAAAAAACCCTGAAACGTTGA
- a CDS encoding TonB-dependent receptor encodes MEIILKGDKEFDNIPSIKQKALRINLNEHIYGTFAEIGAGQETVRNFFRAGGASGTIAKTMSAYDKDFSDAIYGHEKDGRYVTEARLKRMLTHEIDLIEDRISRIKHPDKMFFTYANTVATIDFAKRYKGHGWVGIRYQIEPYQKYNDIILHVRFKENDARLQQETLGILGTNLIYGAYYKYNEPKKLLRYLYDHLHQDQLEIDTINFSGPLFEEVDNRLMSLQLVKNGMTDAVMFSPEGKNILPAKVLYKKNILALRGSFRPVTNVNMDMYERSLEMFIQETRVNPDQTQVIFEITLSNLRAEGEIDEQDFMDRAELLCSLGQTVLISNFKEYYKLVEYFSQYSKNRMGLAMGVNNLIEIFDEKYYRHLSGGILEAFGKLFFKDLRVYLYPMQNEDGTITNSENLKVHPRMKELYKFFKYNGKVVDITNFNKNVLNIFSRTVLRMIANDEAGWDEMLPKGIAQIIKKQKLFGYKPKQLVEKNE; translated from the coding sequence ATGGAAATTATCTTAAAAGGAGATAAAGAATTTGATAACATCCCTTCTATAAAACAGAAGGCATTACGGATCAATCTCAATGAACACATCTACGGTACGTTTGCCGAGATAGGGGCAGGACAGGAGACCGTTCGTAATTTCTTCCGTGCCGGTGGTGCCTCCGGAACTATTGCTAAAACCATGTCTGCATACGATAAGGATTTCAGCGATGCTATTTATGGCCACGAGAAAGATGGCCGTTATGTTACCGAAGCACGCCTGAAACGTATGCTTACCCACGAGATCGATCTAATCGAAGATCGGATCAGCCGCATTAAGCATCCGGATAAAATGTTCTTTACCTACGCAAACACTGTGGCAACTATCGATTTTGCGAAGCGGTACAAGGGACATGGATGGGTTGGAATCCGATATCAGATCGAGCCGTATCAAAAATACAACGATATAATCCTGCATGTTAGATTCAAGGAGAATGACGCTAGATTACAGCAGGAAACACTGGGAATATTAGGAACCAATCTTATCTATGGTGCCTATTACAAGTATAACGAACCCAAGAAATTACTACGTTATCTTTACGACCACCTGCACCAGGATCAGCTGGAAATAGACACCATCAACTTCTCGGGCCCGCTATTTGAAGAAGTGGATAACAGGCTTATGAGTTTGCAATTGGTGAAAAACGGGATGACAGACGCGGTTATGTTCTCTCCGGAAGGGAAGAATATCCTACCCGCCAAGGTGCTATACAAGAAGAATATCCTCGCATTGCGCGGAAGTTTCAGGCCTGTGACCAATGTGAACATGGATATGTACGAACGATCCCTGGAAATGTTCATACAGGAGACTCGTGTAAATCCGGATCAGACGCAGGTGATCTTCGAGATCACGCTGTCTAACCTTCGTGCTGAAGGAGAGATAGATGAGCAGGATTTCATGGATAGGGCGGAATTACTTTGTTCGCTTGGACAAACGGTACTCATCTCAAATTTCAAGGAGTATTATAAGCTTGTGGAATATTTCTCACAGTATTCTAAAAACAGGATGGGTCTTGCCATGGGTGTAAATAACCTCATCGAGATCTTCGATGAGAAATATTATCGTCACCTAAGTGGAGGAATACTCGAAGCCTTCGGAAAGTTGTTCTTTAAGGATCTGCGAGTATACTTATATCCTATGCAGAATGAAGATGGAACGATCACCAATAGTGAAAACCTGAAAGTGCACCCTCGTATGAAGGAACTTTACAAGTTCTTTAAATACAATGGTAAGGTGGTGGATATTACAAATTTCAATAAGAATGTCCTTAACATTTTCTCCCGTACCGTACTAAGGATGATCGCGAACGATGAAGCTGGCTGGGACGAGATGTTACCTAAAGGGATCGCTCAGATCATTAAGAAACAAAAGTTGTTCGGCTATAAACCCAAACAACTGGTAGAGAAGAACGAATAA
- a CDS encoding RNA polymerase sigma factor produces the protein MKQSTPTDAFLVSAYMNGNESALCDLITRHKQRIFSFIYSKVYDRDVAEDIFQDTFIKVINTLKRGAYNEEGKFLPWVMRIAHNLVIDHFRKNNRMPKFENNNDFNIFSVLSDGNLNIEKRMIKGQVESDVRRLIEELPEDQKQVLVMRIYKDMSFKEISEQTGVSINTALGRMRYALINLRKVINKHNIILTN, from the coding sequence ATGAAGCAAAGCACACCCACCGATGCGTTTCTAGTTAGCGCATATATGAATGGCAATGAATCTGCCCTTTGCGATCTTATTACGCGACACAAGCAAAGAATTTTCAGTTTTATTTATTCTAAAGTATACGACCGAGACGTAGCGGAAGATATTTTTCAGGATACTTTTATCAAGGTGATCAACACCCTGAAACGAGGTGCCTATAATGAAGAAGGAAAGTTTTTGCCGTGGGTAATGAGGATCGCACACAATCTTGTGATAGATCACTTCAGAAAAAATAACCGAATGCCGAAATTTGAGAATAACAACGATTTCAATATATTTTCGGTACTGAGCGATGGAAACCTGAACATTGAGAAAAGAATGATCAAAGGACAGGTAGAAAGCGATGTTAGGAGACTGATCGAAGAGCTGCCTGAAGACCAGAAGCAGGTACTTGTAATGCGAATTTACAAGGATATGAGCTTCAAGGAAATTAGTGAGCAAACCGGGGTTAGTATTAATACAGCACTGGGCCGAATGCGTTATGCGCTTATCAATTTGAGAAAGGTGATCAATAAACACAATATTATCTTAACCAATTAA
- a CDS encoding Re/Si-specific NAD(P)(+) transhydrogenase subunit alpha yields the protein MTIGILKETQKGETRVAISPNIAKQLIEKDFKVIVEEDAGTTSSFKDSDYSKVGAQIEKRGVVFKDSDLLLKINPFDQEDLKLVDKRHILMSQLFHKSNPELMKAIAATGATAFSLDAMPRISRAQDMDVLSSQSNLAGYKAVIRGAYEMTKIFPLMMTAAGTITPARVLVYGVGVAGLQAIATAKRLGAIVEATDIRPETKEQTESLGAKFIEVEGNGDEEASVYAKVASEEYMKKQKEAVNKSLFQADLVITTAMVPGRKSPVLITKEQVGQMKNGAVIIDLAAAQGGNCALSKMNKIVVKNGVKIIGTTISPESVSTNASELFGKNMYNFIMHLTENAAFKWDLEEEITDATLIIQNGTIRKNGVTT from the coding sequence ATGACCATCGGTATTCTAAAAGAAACGCAAAAGGGAGAAACACGCGTTGCTATTTCCCCTAATATTGCGAAACAACTCATCGAAAAGGACTTCAAAGTTATCGTAGAAGAGGATGCCGGTACTACATCTTCCTTTAAGGATTCGGATTATTCTAAAGTAGGCGCCCAGATAGAAAAACGGGGCGTTGTCTTTAAGGATTCGGATCTGTTATTAAAGATCAACCCCTTCGACCAGGAGGACCTTAAACTAGTGGACAAGAGACATATATTAATGAGTCAGCTTTTCCACAAATCGAATCCCGAACTAATGAAAGCCATTGCTGCTACCGGCGCAACGGCTTTTTCTTTAGATGCCATGCCAAGGATCTCAAGGGCTCAGGATATGGATGTGCTTAGCTCGCAAAGTAATTTGGCAGGATATAAGGCGGTTATTCGAGGGGCTTATGAAATGACGAAGATATTTCCATTGATGATGACCGCAGCAGGGACCATAACACCTGCCAGGGTCCTGGTCTATGGTGTTGGGGTTGCCGGATTACAGGCCATAGCCACGGCAAAACGTCTGGGAGCGATCGTGGAAGCCACCGACATTCGACCCGAAACCAAGGAACAAACAGAATCCCTGGGAGCTAAGTTCATTGAGGTAGAAGGTAATGGAGATGAAGAAGCGAGTGTGTATGCGAAGGTCGCTTCCGAAGAATACATGAAAAAACAAAAAGAGGCAGTGAACAAGTCACTTTTTCAGGCAGACCTGGTAATTACTACAGCAATGGTACCGGGAAGGAAATCGCCCGTTCTCATAACCAAAGAACAGGTAGGGCAAATGAAGAACGGTGCTGTGATCATCGATCTGGCAGCCGCACAGGGTGGTAATTGTGCCCTCAGTAAGATGAATAAGATCGTTGTAAAGAATGGCGTAAAGATCATTGGAACGACCATTTCTCCTGAAAGCGTATCCACAAACGCCAGTGAGCTCTTTGGAAAGAATATGTATAATTTTATAATGCATCTTACCGAAAATGCGGCATTCAAGTGGGATCTGGAAGAAGAGATCACCGATGCCACACTAATTATTCAAAATGGAACGATCCGTAAAAACGGTGTAACAACATAA
- a CDS encoding NAD(P)(+) transhydrogenase (Re/Si-specific) subunit beta, producing MEYVLSLEIIYLIASVTYILGLKMLGHPETARRGNLIAATGMTLAILGTIFLYEGEVPGFIYILIAIAIVLGTVLGWLKAKRVQMTKMPELVSLFNGMGGASAALIGLIEFGHYQGNTLSMITILGGIIIGSISFSGSMIAWGKLNGTFKKPLRLPKYNLLNNLIFLGIIAFAGYMVWSQSGSQLFLYILFFGALAYGVLFVLPIGGADMPVVISLLNSFTGLAAALGGFLYGNMVMLTGGILVGSAGTILTFAMCNAMNRSLVNVIFGGFGDTDSGGESGTGSKMQGDIKKTTISDVAILMNYSKKVIIVPGYGLAVAQAQHAIHELEQLLESKGVEVKYAIHPVAGRMPGHMNVLLAETNVEYNKLAEMEDVNPEFQNTDVVFVVGANDVVNPAAHNDKSSPIYGMPILDVENAKQIIVNKRSMKPGYAGIENELFYNQKTSMLFGDAKGVIQKLIGELKGM from the coding sequence ATGGAGTACGTACTTTCCCTGGAAATAATCTATTTGATCGCCTCTGTAACCTACATCCTGGGATTAAAGATGCTAGGACATCCCGAGACCGCAAGACGCGGAAACCTTATTGCCGCTACCGGAATGACTTTAGCCATCCTTGGAACCATTTTCTTATATGAAGGTGAGGTTCCGGGCTTTATATATATTCTAATTGCCATTGCGATAGTCCTGGGTACAGTGCTTGGCTGGTTGAAAGCGAAAAGAGTGCAGATGACCAAAATGCCTGAGCTAGTTTCACTTTTTAATGGGATGGGTGGTGCCAGTGCAGCCCTCATAGGGCTCATAGAATTTGGACATTATCAAGGCAATACCCTGTCTATGATCACTATTCTGGGTGGGATCATAATAGGAAGTATATCGTTTAGCGGAAGTATGATCGCCTGGGGTAAATTAAATGGTACCTTTAAAAAACCGCTTCGATTACCCAAATACAACCTGCTGAATAATCTTATCTTCTTGGGGATAATAGCCTTTGCCGGCTATATGGTCTGGTCGCAAAGCGGTAGCCAGTTATTCCTCTATATCCTATTCTTCGGTGCCTTGGCTTACGGCGTTCTGTTCGTGCTACCTATTGGAGGGGCCGATATGCCTGTGGTTATATCACTACTGAATTCGTTCACCGGCCTCGCGGCCGCTTTAGGAGGTTTCTTGTATGGAAATATGGTAATGCTTACCGGTGGTATTCTGGTAGGATCGGCGGGGACCATCCTTACTTTTGCCATGTGTAATGCCATGAATAGATCCCTTGTTAATGTGATCTTTGGTGGATTTGGAGATACAGACAGCGGGGGCGAATCGGGCACCGGATCTAAAATGCAGGGAGACATCAAAAAAACAACTATCAGTGATGTAGCAATCCTGATGAATTACTCAAAAAAGGTAATAATCGTCCCCGGCTATGGCCTGGCGGTAGCTCAGGCGCAACACGCGATTCACGAACTGGAACAATTGCTGGAGAGCAAAGGAGTAGAAGTGAAATACGCTATTCATCCGGTGGCAGGCAGGATGCCCGGACATATGAATGTTCTTTTGGCTGAAACGAATGTTGAATACAACAAGTTAGCCGAAATGGAAGATGTGAATCCCGAATTCCAGAATACCGATGTGGTTTTTGTGGTGGGTGCGAATGACGTGGTAAACCCGGCTGCTCATAACGATAAGTCCAGTCCTATTTACGGAATGCCGATCCTGGATGTTGAAAACGCAAAGCAGATCATCGTGAACAAACGATCCATGAAGCCCGGATATGCCGGTATTGAAAATGAATTATTCTATAACCAAAAGACCTCTATGCTCTTTGGAGATGCCAAGGGAGTGATACAGAAACTGATTGGTGAATTGAAGGGAATGTAA
- a CDS encoding NAD(P) transhydrogenase subunit alpha: MTELIDFISNNFQMIYIVILMIFVGVEVIGHVPAVLHTPLMSGANAIHGVVIIGAILVMLGADPDNTLALALGFVAVLLGTLNVVGGFVVTDRMLEMFKKKK; the protein is encoded by the coding sequence ATGACCGAACTGATAGATTTTATATCCAATAACTTCCAGATGATCTATATCGTCATCCTGATGATCTTTGTTGGCGTTGAAGTAATTGGCCATGTACCGGCCGTTTTGCATACCCCCCTGATGTCTGGGGCCAACGCTATCCATGGAGTTGTGATCATTGGAGCCATCCTGGTCATGCTGGGAGCAGATCCCGATAACACACTAGCCCTGGCGTTGGGCTTTGTGGCTGTACTTTTAGGAACATTGAATGTGGTTGGGGGTTTTGTAGTAACAGACCGCATGCTGGAAATGTTTAAAAAGAAAAAGTAA